In Oscillatoria acuminata PCC 6304, a single window of DNA contains:
- the rimP gene encoding ribosome maturation factor RimP: MTHPLIPQIIEIATPIAESLGLEVVAAVFHTNLNPPVLRVDIRNYSTDTSLDDCERMSKALESSLDERELIPDTYVLEISSPGISRQLTTDREFISFKGFPAVVETLEPYQGHTEWKGRLVKRDETAVYLNRKGRVTAIPRPLINKVQLVDREE; the protein is encoded by the coding sequence ATGACTCATCCCCTGATCCCACAAATTATCGAAATCGCTACCCCCATCGCCGAGTCTCTCGGATTAGAAGTGGTGGCAGCGGTCTTTCATACCAACCTGAATCCGCCTGTACTGCGAGTGGACATCCGCAACTACAGCACAGACACCAGTTTGGATGACTGCGAACGCATGAGCAAGGCGTTGGAAAGCAGCTTAGACGAACGGGAGTTAATCCCGGATACCTACGTTTTAGAAATTTCCAGTCCTGGAATCTCGCGCCAGCTCACCACAGACCGAGAATTTATCTCATTCAAAGGGTTTCCCGCAGTCGTGGAAACCCTGGAACCCTATCAGGGGCATACCGAGTGGAAAGGTAGACTCGTCAAGCGAGACGAAACTGCTGTTTATCTCAACCGTAAAGGTCGAGTGACCGCAATTCCGCGACCCCTCATTAATAAGGTGCAACTCGTAGATCGAGAAGAATAA
- the nusA gene encoding transcription termination factor NusA: MAMVSLPGLREMIDSISQERNLPKQAVQAALREALLKGYERYRRTISMEKIHFDEHFFDNFEIELDIAEEGFRVLSTKTIVELVSSGDHEISLKEVQEVADEAQLGDTVVLDVTPDQREFGRMAAIQTKQVLQQKLRDQQRKIVQEEFEDLESTVLQGRVLRFDRQSVILAVNSGFGQPEVEAELPKREQLPNDNYRANTTIKVYLKKVREGPSRGPQLLVSRADAGLVVYLFANEVPEIEDEVVRIVAVAREANPPSRHVGPRTKIAVDTLERDVDPVGACIGARGSRIQVVVNELRGEKIDVIRWSPDPATYIANALSPAKVDEVRLVNPEARQAHVLVPEDQLSLAIGKEGQNVRLAARLTGWKIDIKDSAKYDYDSSYDSSRVQSSYEEEEDMEEPVDELDELEETSTASSVQRTA; the protein is encoded by the coding sequence ATGGCAATGGTCAGCCTCCCCGGACTCCGGGAGATGATCGACAGTATCTCTCAAGAGCGGAATTTACCGAAGCAAGCCGTGCAAGCGGCACTGAGGGAAGCGCTTTTGAAAGGATACGAGCGCTACAGGCGCACGATTAGCATGGAAAAGATCCATTTCGATGAACATTTTTTTGATAATTTTGAAATCGAACTGGATATTGCAGAAGAAGGCTTTCGGGTCCTCTCCACTAAGACAATTGTGGAATTGGTCAGCAGTGGGGACCATGAAATTTCTTTAAAAGAGGTTCAGGAAGTCGCCGACGAAGCTCAACTGGGAGATACGGTGGTTTTGGACGTGACCCCAGACCAACGAGAATTTGGTCGGATGGCGGCGATTCAGACCAAACAGGTGCTCCAGCAAAAGCTCCGGGACCAACAGCGCAAGATTGTGCAGGAAGAGTTTGAGGACTTAGAAAGCACGGTGTTGCAAGGGCGAGTCCTGCGATTCGATCGCCAGTCGGTGATTCTGGCGGTGAATAGTGGGTTTGGACAACCGGAAGTTGAGGCGGAACTGCCTAAACGGGAACAGTTACCGAACGATAATTATCGCGCCAACACTACGATTAAGGTTTACTTGAAGAAAGTGCGGGAAGGCCCCAGTCGAGGCCCTCAGTTGTTGGTTTCGCGGGCGGATGCCGGGTTGGTGGTTTATCTGTTTGCCAACGAGGTGCCGGAAATTGAGGATGAGGTGGTGCGGATTGTTGCCGTTGCGCGGGAAGCCAATCCCCCCTCCCGTCATGTCGGTCCCCGGACTAAAATAGCTGTGGATACCCTAGAGCGGGATGTGGACCCGGTGGGAGCCTGTATTGGAGCGCGGGGATCGCGGATCCAAGTGGTGGTAAACGAACTCCGGGGGGAAAAAATCGATGTGATTCGCTGGTCACCGGATCCGGCGACCTATATCGCAAATGCGCTGAGTCCCGCTAAAGTGGATGAAGTGCGGTTGGTAAATCCTGAAGCCCGACAAGCTCATGTTTTGGTTCCCGAGGATCAACTGAGTTTGGCGATCGGGAAAGAAGGCCAGAACGTCCGTTTGGCAGCCCGCTTGACCGGGTGGAAAATCGATATTAAGGATAGTGCGAAGTACGACTACGATTCTTCTTACGATTCTTCTAGGGTTCAATCTTCCTATGAGGAAGAAGAGGACATGGAGGAGCCAGTCGATGAGCTAGATGAGCTAGAGGAAACCTCAACCGCCAGTTCAGTGCAAAGAACGGCTTGA
- a CDS encoding YlxR family protein, translating to MKPNYRRCISCRKVAPKEAFWRIVKLYPSDQVQLETGMGRSAYLCPEASCLKTAQKKNRLGRSLKAAVPPELYSTLWQRLALISQSDNPPA from the coding sequence ATGAAACCAAATTATCGACGTTGTATTAGTTGCCGTAAAGTTGCACCGAAAGAAGCCTTCTGGCGTATCGTTAAACTCTACCCATCGGATCAGGTACAATTAGAGACGGGTATGGGGCGTTCGGCTTATCTTTGTCCAGAAGCCTCCTGCCTGAAAACGGCTCAAAAGAAAAATAGACTGGGGCGATCGCTGAAAGCGGCGGTTCCTCCGGAACTGTATTCCACCCTCTGGCAACGGTTAGCGCTGATTTCCCAATCCGATAACCCGCCAGCTTAA